A single region of the Enterobacter cloacae complex sp. R_G8 genome encodes:
- the ybbA gene encoding putative ABC transporter ATP-binding protein YbbA codes for MPAENIVEVHRLKKSVGQGEHELSILTGVELVVKPAETIALIGESGSGKSTLLAILAGLDDGSSGEVNLVGQPLHQLDEEARAALRARHIGFVFQSFMLIPTLNALENVELPALLRGESSRESRDHAKALLEQLGLGKRLDHLPAQLSGGEQQRVALARAFNGRPEVLFADEPTGNLDRKTGDKIADLLFSLNREHGTTLILVTHDPQLAARCDRRLRLVNGELQEEA; via the coding sequence ATGCCAGCGGAAAACATTGTTGAAGTTCATCGTCTTAAGAAGTCCGTCGGTCAGGGGGAACACGAGCTTTCCATCCTCACCGGAGTTGAACTCGTTGTCAAACCTGCCGAAACCATTGCGCTGATTGGCGAATCCGGTTCCGGAAAGTCCACGCTGCTGGCTATTCTGGCCGGACTGGACGACGGCAGCAGCGGCGAGGTTAACCTGGTCGGACAGCCGCTGCATCAGCTTGATGAAGAGGCGCGTGCCGCGCTGCGTGCCCGTCACATCGGCTTTGTGTTTCAATCCTTCATGCTGATCCCCACCCTGAACGCGCTGGAAAATGTTGAGTTGCCCGCGTTGCTGCGCGGTGAAAGCAGCCGTGAAAGCCGCGATCATGCGAAGGCATTGCTGGAACAGCTGGGGTTGGGGAAACGCCTTGACCATCTTCCGGCGCAGCTTTCCGGTGGAGAGCAGCAGCGCGTGGCGCTGGCCCGCGCATTTAATGGTCGCCCGGAGGTGCTGTTTGCCGATGAACCCACCGGGAACCTGGACCGTAAAACCGGCGATAAGATTGCCGATCTGCTGTTCTCGCTCAACCGGGAACATGGCACCACGCTGATTCTGGTCACGCACGATCCGCAGTTGGCCGCCCGCTGCGATCGTCGCCTGCGGCTGGTCAATGGTGAATTGCAGGAGGAAGCATGA
- the lpxH gene encoding UDP-2,3-diacylglucosamine diphosphatase → MATLFIADLHLQTEEPAITAGFLRFLAGEARSADALYILGDLFEAWIGDDDPNPLHREMAAAIHALVTSGVPCYFIHGNRDFLVGPRYARESGMTLLPEEQVLDLYGRKVLIMHGDTLCTDDTGYQAFRAKVHTPWIQKVFLALPLFIRNRIAARMRAGSKAANSSKSMTIMDVNTQAVVNVMEKHHVQWLIHGHTHRPDVHTLVANGEPAHRVVLGAWHSEGSMVKVTPEGVELIAFPF, encoded by the coding sequence GTGGCGACACTCTTTATTGCAGATTTGCACCTGCAAACAGAAGAACCGGCGATCACCGCCGGTTTTCTGCGTTTTTTAGCGGGTGAAGCCAGAAGCGCCGACGCGCTTTACATCCTTGGCGACCTGTTTGAAGCCTGGATCGGCGACGACGACCCGAACCCTCTGCATCGTGAAATGGCTGCCGCCATTCACGCGCTGGTCACCTCCGGCGTTCCCTGCTACTTCATTCACGGCAACCGCGATTTTCTGGTCGGTCCTCGCTACGCCCGCGAAAGCGGCATGACGCTGCTGCCAGAAGAACAGGTGCTTGACCTCTATGGTCGAAAAGTCCTGATCATGCACGGTGACACGCTCTGTACTGACGATACCGGCTATCAGGCGTTTCGCGCGAAGGTCCACACCCCATGGATCCAAAAGGTATTCCTTGCCCTGCCGCTGTTTATCCGTAACCGTATCGCCGCCAGAATGCGCGCGGGCAGTAAAGCCGCCAACAGCAGCAAGTCGATGACCATCATGGACGTCAACACGCAGGCGGTGGTGAACGTGATGGAGAAACACCACGTCCAGTGGTTGATCCACGGTCATACCCACCGTCCCGACGTGCATACGTTGGTCGCCAACGGCGAACCGGCTCACCGTGTGGTACTGGGTGCCTGGCACAGCGAAGGATCGATGGTTAAAGTCACGCCTGAAGGCGTGGAACTGATCGCTTTTCCGTTTTAA
- the purE gene encoding 5-(carboxyamino)imidazole ribonucleotide mutase: MSSRNNPARVAIVMGSKSDWATMQFAAEIFEILNVPHHVEVVSAHRTPDKLFSFAESAQENGYEVIIAGAGGAAHLPGMIAAKTLVPVLGVPVQSAALSGVDSLYSIVQMPRGIPVGTLAIGKAGAANAALLAAQILATHDKALHQRLADWRKAQTDEVLDNPDPRGAA, encoded by the coding sequence ATGTCTTCCCGCAATAATCCGGCGCGTGTCGCCATCGTGATGGGGTCCAAAAGCGACTGGGCTACCATGCAGTTCGCCGCCGAAATCTTTGAAATCCTGAATGTTCCTCACCACGTTGAAGTGGTTTCCGCACACCGCACGCCGGATAAACTGTTCAGCTTTGCCGAAAGCGCGCAAGAGAACGGTTACGAGGTGATCATTGCCGGTGCGGGCGGCGCAGCACATCTGCCAGGCATGATTGCCGCCAAAACGCTGGTGCCGGTACTGGGTGTTCCGGTGCAGAGCGCCGCACTGAGCGGTGTCGACAGCCTTTACTCCATCGTGCAGATGCCGCGTGGTATTCCTGTGGGTACGCTGGCCATCGGCAAAGCGGGCGCGGCAAACGCGGCTTTGCTGGCGGCGCAGATTCTGGCGACGCACGATAAAGCCTTACACCAGCGTCTGGCTGACTGGCGTAAAGCCCAGACCGACGAGGTGCTGGACAACCCGGACCCGCGGGGTGCGGCATGA
- a CDS encoding porin, translating into MTIKTTALATAIGAAVALTSFASQAEITVLKQDPQAGNPLSRLNFTVGGSIRPQFQNMTGDDGKNSYKRNGFDGGTRFRFAADYYLFDDISWISYYELGVNIPAQFNWDHHYADGAHDTTRRMLYTGLKSDTWGTLTFGQQNSVYYDVVGVKTDIWDYDMIAQAPGNGINGDYDGSYRSRNMLKYKKTVGDADIYASYLFEDSEYLPGNGLRYKRKGGGSLGIDYHLTTDLTWGAAWNYTRADMRNPDNGDSKTYDQNILGTALSWTPDNWTFSAGGGWYQNFLTTKKVSVNDYFAGDAWGIEYFAGYKFPINQYAVKSIQPYFMGDRIEYVNGRNYQRIDNGVGISFQLDYGFRVDYEHVFTSSTDNLGDMNLVRLRYDF; encoded by the coding sequence ATGACTATAAAAACAACCGCGCTGGCGACAGCTATTGGCGCAGCAGTGGCATTAACCTCCTTCGCATCTCAGGCGGAAATCACGGTTCTTAAGCAAGATCCGCAGGCGGGTAACCCGCTGAGCCGTCTGAACTTTACCGTTGGCGGCAGTATTCGTCCTCAGTTCCAGAACATGACGGGCGACGACGGTAAAAACAGCTACAAACGCAACGGCTTCGACGGCGGCACCCGTTTCCGTTTTGCGGCAGATTACTATCTGTTCGACGACATCAGCTGGATCAGCTACTACGAACTGGGTGTGAATATCCCTGCCCAGTTCAACTGGGATCATCACTATGCTGACGGTGCCCACGACACCACGCGCCGTATGCTCTACACCGGCCTGAAGAGCGACACCTGGGGTACGCTGACCTTCGGTCAACAGAACAGCGTGTACTATGATGTGGTGGGTGTGAAAACCGATATCTGGGACTACGACATGATCGCCCAGGCACCAGGTAACGGCATCAATGGCGACTACGATGGCTCTTATCGTTCACGCAATATGCTGAAATATAAGAAAACCGTTGGCGACGCTGATATCTACGCCTCTTACCTGTTTGAAGACAGCGAATACCTGCCGGGTAACGGTCTGCGCTACAAGCGTAAAGGCGGCGGTTCCCTGGGTATTGATTACCACCTGACCACCGACCTGACCTGGGGCGCGGCATGGAACTACACCCGTGCGGACATGCGCAACCCGGACAACGGCGACAGCAAAACCTATGACCAGAACATCCTCGGTACCGCGCTCAGCTGGACGCCGGATAACTGGACCTTCTCTGCTGGCGGCGGCTGGTATCAGAACTTCCTGACCACCAAAAAAGTGTCTGTGAACGACTACTTTGCCGGTGACGCATGGGGTATCGAATACTTCGCAGGGTACAAATTCCCAATCAATCAGTATGCGGTTAAATCCATCCAGCCTTACTTCATGGGTGACCGTATCGAGTACGTGAACGGCCGTAACTACCAGCGCATCGACAACGGTGTGGGTATCAGCTTCCAGCTGGATTACGGTTTCCGTGTGGATTACGAACACGTGTTCACCTCCAGCACCGACAACCTGGGCGATATGAACCTGGTGCGTCTGCGTTACGACTTCTAA
- the ybbP gene encoding putative ABC transporter permease subunit YbbP yields the protein MIARWFWREWRSPSLLIVWLALSLAVACVLALGSVSDRMEKGLSQQSREFMAGDRALQSSRAVPPGWIDEARKRGLKVGEQISFQTMTFAGDTPQLASVKAVDDIYPMYGELQTSPPGVKPKPGTVLLAPRLMALLNLKTGDSIDVGDATLTIAGEVVQEPDSGFNPFQLAPRLLMNTADVAKTNAVQPGSRVTWRYKFGGTPVQLEAYEKWLLPQLKPEHRWYGLEQDEGALGKSLERSQQFLLLSALLTLLLAVAAVAVAMGHYCRSRYDLVAILKTLGAGRAQLRRLIVGQWLMVLALSAVTGGATGLLFEKLLMMLLKPVLPAALPPASFWPWLWAIGAMTVISLLVGLRPYRLLLATQPLRVLRRDVVASVWPLKYYLPVMIAVVVGLLAWLMGGSTLLWAVLVGAVVLALLCGVLGWMLLTVLKRVTIKSLPVRLAVNRLLHQPWSTLSQLSAFSLSFMLLALLLVLRGDLLDRWQQQLPPESPNYFLINIAPEQVTPLKGFLSGHHIIPESFYPIVRARLTQINGQSTEGNKDESLNRELNLTWQEKRPDHNPITAGSWPPKAGEVSMEEGLAERLKVKLGDSVTFTGDTQDFSARVTSLRKVDWESLRPNFFFIFPPGALDGQPQSWLTSFRWENGNGMLTQLNREFPTVSLLDIGAILRQVGQVLEQVSRALEVMVVLVTICGVLLLLAQVQVGMRQRHQELVVYRTLGAGKRLLRATLWSEFALLGLVAGLVAAIGAEAALAVLQAKVFDFPWEPDWRLWLTLPVCGALLLSLCGGWLGTRLLKGKALFRQFVS from the coding sequence ATGATTGCCCGCTGGTTCTGGCGCGAGTGGCGCTCGCCTTCGCTGCTGATTGTCTGGCTGGCGTTGAGCCTGGCGGTGGCCTGCGTGCTGGCGCTGGGCAGCGTCAGCGATCGCATGGAGAAAGGGCTTAGCCAGCAAAGCCGCGAATTTATGGCGGGCGACAGGGCGCTGCAAAGCTCCCGCGCCGTTCCGCCGGGCTGGATAGACGAAGCGCGCAAGCGGGGGCTGAAGGTCGGGGAGCAGATAAGCTTCCAGACCATGACCTTCGCCGGTGACACGCCGCAGCTGGCCAGCGTCAAAGCCGTGGATGATATCTACCCGATGTACGGTGAACTGCAGACCAGCCCGCCAGGCGTCAAGCCGAAACCCGGTACGGTGCTGCTGGCACCGCGACTGATGGCGCTGCTGAACCTGAAAACCGGTGACAGCATCGACGTGGGGGACGCGACGCTGACCATTGCCGGGGAGGTGGTTCAGGAACCCGATTCCGGCTTTAACCCGTTCCAGCTCGCCCCACGCTTGCTGATGAACACCGCAGACGTGGCGAAAACCAACGCCGTGCAGCCGGGGAGCCGCGTCACCTGGCGCTATAAGTTTGGCGGCACGCCTGTGCAGCTGGAGGCGTATGAAAAATGGCTTCTGCCGCAGTTAAAACCGGAGCACCGCTGGTACGGGCTTGAGCAGGATGAAGGCGCGCTCGGCAAGTCTCTTGAACGCTCTCAGCAGTTTCTGCTGCTCTCGGCGCTGTTAACCCTGCTGCTGGCCGTGGCGGCGGTAGCCGTGGCGATGGGGCACTATTGCCGCAGCCGTTACGATCTGGTGGCGATCCTCAAAACCCTTGGCGCGGGCAGGGCGCAATTGCGGAGGCTGATTGTCGGCCAGTGGCTGATGGTGCTGGCGCTGTCGGCCGTCACCGGTGGGGCGACAGGTCTGTTGTTTGAAAAGCTGCTGATGATGCTCCTGAAACCGGTACTGCCTGCCGCGCTGCCGCCAGCAAGCTTCTGGCCGTGGCTGTGGGCGATTGGCGCGATGACCGTGATTTCATTGCTGGTGGGGTTGCGCCCGTACCGGCTCCTGCTCGCCACCCAGCCGCTACGCGTGCTGCGCCGCGATGTGGTGGCCAGCGTCTGGCCGCTCAAATACTACCTGCCGGTGATGATTGCCGTGGTGGTCGGGCTCCTTGCCTGGCTGATGGGCGGGAGTACCCTGCTGTGGGCCGTGCTGGTCGGGGCGGTGGTTCTGGCGCTGCTGTGTGGCGTGCTGGGCTGGATGTTGCTCACTGTTCTGAAAAGGGTAACGATAAAATCCCTTCCCGTGCGGCTGGCGGTGAACCGTCTGCTGCATCAGCCGTGGTCAACGCTGAGCCAGCTTTCGGCGTTTTCGCTGTCGTTTATGCTGCTGGCGCTTCTGCTGGTGCTGCGCGGGGATCTGCTGGATCGCTGGCAACAGCAGCTTCCGCCGGAAAGCCCGAACTATTTTCTGATCAATATTGCCCCCGAACAGGTGACGCCACTGAAGGGTTTCCTGTCCGGGCATCACATTATTCCTGAGTCGTTCTATCCGATCGTGCGTGCACGCCTGACGCAGATCAACGGTCAGTCGACGGAGGGGAATAAAGATGAGTCGCTCAATCGTGAGCTAAACCTGACCTGGCAGGAGAAGCGCCCGGATCACAACCCGATCACCGCCGGAAGCTGGCCGCCGAAGGCCGGGGAAGTGTCGATGGAAGAGGGGCTGGCGGAGCGTCTGAAGGTGAAGCTGGGAGACAGCGTGACCTTTACCGGCGACACGCAGGACTTCAGCGCCAGGGTTACCAGCCTGCGCAAGGTTGACTGGGAAAGCCTGCGGCCTAACTTCTTCTTCATCTTCCCGCCGGGCGCGCTGGACGGGCAGCCGCAGAGCTGGCTGACCAGCTTCCGCTGGGAAAACGGCAACGGCATGCTGACGCAGCTTAACCGGGAGTTTCCGACGGTGAGCCTGCTGGACATCGGTGCGATCCTCAGACAGGTCGGGCAGGTGCTTGAGCAGGTCAGCCGCGCGCTGGAGGTGATGGTGGTGCTGGTGACGATCTGCGGCGTGCTGTTGCTACTGGCGCAGGTACAGGTAGGCATGCGTCAGCGTCACCAGGAGCTGGTGGTCTACCGCACGCTGGGCGCAGGCAAGCGACTGCTGCGCGCCACGCTCTGGAGCGAGTTCGCCCTGCTGGGGCTGGTGGCAGGCCTGGTGGCAGCCATTGGCGCAGAGGCGGCGCTGGCAGTACTGCAGGCGAAAGTCTTCGACTTCCCGTGGGAGCCAGACTGGCGTCTGTGGCTGACGCTGCCGGTGTGCGGTGCGCTTCTGCTTTCACTTTGCGGTGGCTGGCTCGGAACGCGGCTGTTAAAAGGCAAAGCACTGTTCCGCCAGTTTGTCAGTTAG
- the mnmH gene encoding tRNA 2-selenouridine(34) synthase MnmH: MNDGTDYRAILASDTPLIDVRAPIEFAQGAMPAAINLPLMNDDERAAVGTCYKRQGPDAALALGHSLVSGDTREARINAWREACLARPEGYLCCARGGQRSHISQAWLKEAGVDYPLIRGGYKALRQAAIQVTLEQSQKPMVLIGGCTGNGKTLLVKQHAQGIDLEGLAHHRGSSFGRTLTPQLSQASFENHLAVELLKKDAARWVLEDEGRMIGSNHLPECLRDRMTEAPIVVVEDPFDIRLERLREEYFDHMWADFSAAYGEEAGWKEYSEYLHHGLFAIRRRLGLQRYAEFTALLDSALLEQQRSGSTDAHFSWLAPLLRDYYDPMYGYQLEKKAEKIVYRGTYEEIAEWLDR; this comes from the coding sequence ATGAACGATGGAACGGATTATCGCGCGATCCTCGCGTCCGATACCCCCTTAATCGACGTTCGCGCGCCGATAGAATTTGCGCAGGGTGCGATGCCTGCGGCAATCAATCTGCCTTTAATGAATGACGACGAACGCGCCGCCGTGGGGACCTGCTACAAACGCCAGGGGCCCGACGCTGCGCTGGCGCTCGGCCACAGCCTGGTGAGCGGCGACACGCGTGAGGCCCGAATCAACGCCTGGCGCGAAGCCTGTCTTGCCCGTCCTGAAGGCTATCTCTGCTGCGCGCGCGGTGGACAGCGCTCGCATATCTCACAGGCCTGGCTGAAAGAGGCGGGTGTGGATTACCCGCTGATCCGCGGCGGCTATAAAGCCCTGCGTCAGGCGGCGATTCAGGTCACCCTCGAGCAGTCACAAAAACCGATGGTGCTTATTGGCGGCTGTACCGGAAACGGTAAAACGTTGCTGGTGAAGCAGCACGCGCAGGGGATCGATCTGGAAGGGCTGGCTCACCATCGCGGCTCGTCGTTTGGCCGCACGCTCACACCACAGCTTTCCCAGGCAAGCTTTGAAAATCACCTTGCCGTCGAACTGCTGAAAAAGGATGCTGCACGTTGGGTGCTGGAGGATGAGGGCAGGATGATTGGCTCTAACCATCTGCCGGAATGCCTGCGCGACCGGATGACCGAAGCCCCTATCGTGGTGGTAGAGGATCCGTTTGACATTCGTCTTGAGCGCCTGCGCGAAGAGTATTTCGACCATATGTGGGCCGATTTTTCTGCCGCCTACGGCGAAGAGGCTGGCTGGAAGGAGTATAGCGAGTATCTGCACCACGGCCTGTTCGCCATTCGCCGCCGTCTGGGGCTGCAGCGTTATGCGGAATTCACCGCGCTGTTAGATTCCGCGCTGCTGGAACAACAACGCTCTGGCAGCACTGACGCACACTTTAGCTGGCTTGCGCCGCTGCTCAGAGATTATTACGACCCGATGTACGGCTATCAGCTGGAGAAGAAAGCGGAGAAGATTGTGTATCGCGGGACGTACGAAGAAATTGCTGAGTGGCTTGATCGCTAA
- a CDS encoding YdgH/BhsA/McbA-like domain containing protein produces MKSIKTFVAVAALSLISFGSFAQSVSATASTLDRAEAKIAAQAAEQGASYKITSAQFNNRVHMTAELTK; encoded by the coding sequence ATGAAATCTATCAAAACTTTCGTTGCAGTTGCCGCTCTGTCTCTGATCTCTTTCGGTTCTTTCGCACAAAGCGTCAGCGCGACAGCCTCTACCCTTGACCGTGCAGAAGCGAAAATTGCCGCTCAGGCTGCTGAACAGGGCGCGTCTTACAAAATCACCAGCGCACAGTTCAACAACCGCGTGCACATGACCGCAGAACTGACTAAATAA
- a CDS encoding SDR family oxidoreductase encodes MQKSVLITGCSSGIGLESALELKRQGFQVLAACRKPDDVERLNGMGFTSVLLDLDSPESVERAADEVIALTGNRLYGLFNNAGYGLYGPLNTISREQLEQQFSSNFFGVHQLTMRLLPAMLPHGEGRIVMTSSVMGLISTPGRGAYAASKYALEAWSDALRMELRHSGIKVSLIEPGPIRTRFTDNVNQTQADNPVENPGIAARFTLGPEAVVAKVRHAFESDNPKMRYPVTLVTHAVGWLKRLLPGRMMDKILHG; translated from the coding sequence ATGCAAAAATCGGTCTTAATTACAGGATGTTCCAGCGGAATTGGTCTTGAAAGTGCGCTCGAATTAAAGCGTCAGGGATTTCAGGTGCTGGCGGCCTGCCGTAAACCTGACGATGTGGAACGCCTCAACGGGATGGGGTTCACCAGCGTGTTGCTGGATCTGGACTCACCAGAAAGCGTTGAACGCGCCGCCGATGAGGTGATCGCCCTTACCGGCAACCGTCTGTACGGTCTGTTCAATAATGCCGGTTACGGTCTCTATGGCCCGCTGAATACGATCTCCCGCGAACAGCTTGAACAACAGTTTTCCAGCAACTTTTTCGGTGTGCATCAGCTCACCATGCGCCTGCTTCCGGCGATGCTGCCACACGGTGAAGGGCGTATCGTGATGACCTCCTCGGTGATGGGGCTGATTTCTACCCCCGGCCGCGGCGCGTATGCCGCCAGCAAATATGCGCTTGAAGCATGGTCGGACGCCCTGCGCATGGAGTTGCGTCACAGCGGGATTAAGGTGAGCCTGATTGAACCCGGTCCCATCCGCACCCGGTTTACGGATAACGTTAACCAGACGCAGGCGGACAACCCGGTCGAAAACCCCGGCATTGCCGCACGTTTTACCCTTGGGCCGGAAGCGGTTGTCGCGAAAGTGCGCCATGCTTTTGAGAGCGATAACCCCAAAATGCGCTACCCGGTAACGCTGGTCACCCATGCCGTAGGCTGGTTAAAACGCCTGCTGCCGGGCCGGATGATGGACAAAATTTTACACGGTTGA
- a CDS encoding co-chaperone YbbN, which produces MSVQNIVNITEANLQQVLEQSMVKPVLFYFWSERSQHCLQLTPVLESLAAQYNGQFILARLDCDAEPMVASQFGLRAIPTVYLFQNGQPVDGFQGPQPEEAIRALLDKVLPREEELKAQKAMALMQEGQYDDALPLLKDAWQLSKQNSQIGLLLAETQIALHRSEDAEAVLKTIPLQDQDTRYQGLVAQIELLKQAADTPEIQQLQQQVADNPADAALASQLALQLHQVGRNEEALELLFSHLQNDLAAADGQARKMFQEILAALGTGDALASKYRRQLYALLY; this is translated from the coding sequence ATGTCCGTACAGAATATCGTCAATATCACTGAAGCAAACCTGCAACAGGTCCTCGAACAGTCGATGGTTAAACCGGTACTGTTCTACTTCTGGTCTGAACGCAGCCAACACTGTCTGCAGCTGACGCCGGTCCTCGAAAGCCTTGCCGCGCAATACAACGGCCAGTTCATTCTCGCCAGACTGGACTGTGATGCAGAACCCATGGTGGCCTCTCAGTTTGGCCTGCGCGCCATCCCAACGGTTTACCTTTTCCAGAACGGACAGCCTGTCGATGGCTTCCAGGGGCCGCAACCTGAAGAGGCGATCCGCGCCCTGCTGGATAAAGTGCTGCCGCGTGAGGAGGAGCTAAAAGCGCAGAAAGCCATGGCGCTGATGCAGGAAGGTCAATACGACGACGCGCTGCCGCTGTTGAAAGACGCCTGGCAGCTCTCTAAGCAGAACAGCCAGATTGGCCTGCTGCTGGCTGAAACGCAGATTGCCCTGCACCGCTCAGAAGACGCTGAAGCCGTGCTGAAGACGATCCCGTTGCAGGATCAGGACACCCGCTACCAGGGCCTCGTGGCGCAAATTGAGCTGCTAAAACAGGCGGCGGATACCCCGGAAATCCAGCAACTGCAGCAGCAGGTTGCCGATAACCCGGCCGACGCCGCGCTGGCAAGCCAGCTGGCACTCCAGCTGCACCAGGTGGGCCGAAACGAAGAGGCGCTGGAACTGCTGTTCAGCCATCTGCAAAACGATCTGGCGGCCGCAGACGGTCAGGCACGGAAAATGTTCCAGGAGATCCTGGCCGCGCTGGGTACCGGCGATGCGCTGGCGTCGAAGTACCGTCGTCAGCTGTACGCGCTGCTGTATTGA
- the purK gene encoding 5-(carboxyamino)imidazole ribonucleotide synthase, translating to MKQVCVLGNGQLGRMLRQAGEPLGIAVWPVGLDAEPEAVPFHQSVITAEIERWPETALTRELARHNAFVNRDVFPIIADRLTQKQLFDKLGLATAPWQLLSDKSEWNDVYAMLGELAIVKRRVGGYDGRGQWRLRAHETAELPEECYGECIVEQGINFSGEVSLVGARGHDGRTVFYPLTHNLHQDGILRTSVAFPQANAEQQAQAEEMLSAIMHELGYVGVMAMECFVTPSGLLINELAPRVHNSGHWTQNGASISQFELHLRAITDLPLPQPVVNSPSVMINLIGTDLNYDWLKLPLVHLHWYDKEVRPGRKVGHLNLNDSDAGRLSATLEAMIPLLPPEYASGIVWAQSKLK from the coding sequence ATGAAGCAGGTTTGCGTTCTCGGTAACGGTCAGTTAGGCCGCATGCTGCGCCAGGCCGGCGAACCGCTGGGCATTGCCGTCTGGCCGGTCGGTCTGGATGCCGAACCCGAAGCCGTGCCGTTCCACCAGAGCGTGATAACCGCCGAGATCGAACGCTGGCCGGAAACCGCGCTGACCCGTGAACTGGCGCGCCATAACGCTTTTGTGAACCGCGACGTGTTCCCCATCATTGCTGACCGTCTGACGCAAAAACAGCTGTTCGACAAGCTCGGCCTGGCGACCGCGCCGTGGCAGTTGCTGTCTGATAAAAGCGAGTGGAACGATGTCTACGCAATGCTGGGCGAACTGGCGATTGTAAAGCGTCGCGTCGGCGGGTATGACGGCCGCGGACAGTGGCGTTTGCGCGCGCACGAAACAGCCGAACTGCCGGAAGAGTGCTACGGAGAGTGCATCGTTGAGCAGGGCATTAACTTCAGCGGTGAAGTGTCGCTGGTTGGCGCTCGCGGCCACGACGGGCGTACCGTATTTTATCCTCTGACCCATAACCTGCATCAGGACGGGATCTTACGCACCAGCGTCGCCTTCCCCCAGGCCAATGCTGAACAGCAGGCCCAGGCGGAAGAGATGCTCTCAGCCATTATGCATGAACTGGGTTATGTGGGCGTGATGGCGATGGAGTGTTTTGTAACGCCGTCCGGTCTGCTGATCAACGAACTGGCACCGCGCGTTCACAACAGCGGTCACTGGACCCAAAACGGCGCATCAATCAGCCAGTTTGAGCTGCACCTGCGCGCCATAACTGACCTGCCGCTGCCGCAGCCGGTGGTCAACAGCCCGTCGGTGATGATCAACCTGATCGGTACCGATCTGAACTACGACTGGCTGAAGCTGCCGCTGGTGCATCTGCACTGGTACGACAAAGAGGTTCGTCCGGGTCGTAAAGTGGGTCACCTTAACCTGAACGACAGCGACGCAGGCCGCCTGAGCGCTACCCTGGAAGCAATGATCCCTCTCCTGCCGCCGGAATACGCAAGCGGGATTGTCTGGGCGCAGTCAAAGCTCAAATAA
- the tesA gene encoding multifunctional acyl-CoA thioesterase I/protease I/lysophospholipase L1: MNFNNVFRWHLPFLFLILMTFRAAAADTLLVLGDSLSAGYRMAASAAWPALLNEKWQSKTAVINASISGDTSQQGLSRLPALLKQHQPRWVLVELGGNDGLRGFQPQQTEQTLRTILKDIKAANAQPLLMQIRLPANYGRRYNEAFSAIYPKLANEFDIPLLPFFMEEVYLKPNWMQDDGIHPNRDAQPFIADWMATRLAPLVNHDS; the protein is encoded by the coding sequence ATGAACTTCAACAATGTTTTCCGCTGGCATTTGCCCTTCCTGTTTTTGATTCTGATGACTTTCCGCGCGGCGGCAGCGGACACGTTACTGGTTCTCGGCGACAGCCTCAGCGCAGGCTATCGTATGGCCGCCAGTGCGGCCTGGCCGGCTCTGCTCAACGAAAAATGGCAGAGCAAAACAGCTGTTATCAACGCCAGCATCAGCGGTGATACCTCGCAGCAGGGCCTGTCGCGTCTGCCAGCCTTGCTCAAACAGCATCAACCGCGATGGGTACTGGTGGAGCTGGGCGGTAACGACGGATTGCGTGGCTTCCAGCCTCAGCAAACGGAACAAACCCTGCGCACCATCCTGAAGGACATTAAAGCCGCGAACGCCCAGCCGCTGCTGATGCAAATTCGCCTGCCCGCCAACTACGGTCGTCGGTATAATGAAGCCTTTAGTGCGATCTACCCTAAGCTTGCCAACGAGTTTGATATTCCGCTGCTGCCATTTTTCATGGAAGAGGTCTATCTCAAACCCAACTGGATGCAGGATGACGGGATCCACCCCAATCGCGATGCGCAGCCGTTTATTGCCGACTGGATGGCAACGCGGCTGGCTCCTTTAGTTAACCATGACTCCTGA